From one Thiomicrospira sp. XS5 genomic stretch:
- a CDS encoding ParB/RepB/Spo0J family partition protein has protein sequence ERRWRAAKMAGLEKVPVVVRQADNQTTLAMALIENMQRQDLNPIETAYGLKRLMHEFELTQQAVADAVGRSRTAVTN, from the coding sequence GTGAGCGCCGTTGGCGTGCGGCCAAAATGGCCGGTCTGGAAAAAGTGCCCGTCGTGGTACGCCAGGCGGATAATCAGACCACCTTGGCCATGGCATTGATTGAGAACATGCAGCGCCAGGATCTGAATCCGATTGAAACCGCCTACGGCCTGAAGCGGCTGATGCATGAATTTGAATTAACACAACAGGCTGTGGCTGACGCGGTCGGGCGTTCGCGCACTGCGGTCACCAAT